From the Micromonospora sediminicola genome, one window contains:
- a CDS encoding carboxypeptidase-like regulatory domain-containing protein, with translation MTGAIEAAVADVAAWLTGTAGAPVPVGPPRDDPDGGLTVWPLELRPARQTATGGAAREPYRFVVRLLVSGGGPAALPALDRVLAAATAAGRPELVLAAGDPALWRALGVAPRPALLLDVPARIDRPAPTAPPVRQPLRLRQLDMRTVAGRVVGPQDQPLAALRVELVGTAQATETDAAGRFRLVGVPLDPDAPDAPVRIRLIGRGRVHTAELDPNGDDLVVVSAPD, from the coding sequence ATGACCGGTGCGATCGAGGCGGCCGTCGCGGACGTCGCGGCCTGGCTGACCGGGACGGCGGGCGCGCCCGTCCCGGTCGGCCCGCCGCGCGACGACCCGGACGGCGGCCTCACGGTCTGGCCGCTGGAGCTGCGGCCGGCCCGGCAGACCGCGACCGGCGGCGCGGCCCGCGAGCCGTACCGGTTCGTGGTCCGGCTGCTGGTCAGCGGCGGCGGGCCGGCGGCGCTGCCGGCGCTGGACCGGGTGCTCGCCGCAGCCACCGCGGCCGGGCGGCCGGAGCTGGTGCTGGCCGCCGGCGACCCGGCGCTGTGGCGGGCGCTCGGTGTGGCGCCCCGGCCGGCGCTGCTGCTCGACGTACCGGCCCGGATCGACCGGCCGGCGCCCACCGCGCCGCCGGTGCGGCAGCCGCTGCGGCTGCGGCAGCTCGACATGCGCACCGTGGCCGGCCGGGTGGTCGGGCCGCAGGACCAGCCGCTGGCCGCCCTGCGGGTGGAGCTGGTCGGCACCGCCCAGGCCACCGAGACCGACGCCGCCGGCCGGTTCCGGCTGGTCGGCGTGCCGCTCGACCCCGACGCCCCGGACGCTCCGGTGCGGATCCGGCTGATCGGCCGGGGGCGCGTCCACACCGCCGAACTCGACCCGAACGGCGACGACCTGGTCGTCGTCAGCGCCCCCGACTGA
- a CDS encoding glycine zipper family protein: MVFGIISAAVQIVFGAVLGQAAAGTVGLLVGAVVGLLVGAPFGWAVASAGTYGADPKGIFLFVVDHTWSLLNTFAGALYLALHLVFGHQLDRVVSAASGRVNVVEGVSPRYATTIGTVCAGSSPGIQRHEDVHVFQARLLGPLYLPLVALNYALFTIAPVWLLWHDHTNAPINRFTRYFEIGVYPHVWNEAIAYRIQGTPPR; the protein is encoded by the coding sequence ATGGTCTTCGGCATCATCAGCGCCGCCGTCCAGATCGTCTTCGGCGCCGTGCTCGGGCAGGCCGCCGCCGGCACCGTCGGCCTGCTGGTCGGCGCGGTCGTCGGGCTGCTCGTCGGCGCGCCCTTCGGCTGGGCGGTCGCCTCCGCCGGCACGTACGGCGCCGACCCGAAGGGGATCTTCCTCTTCGTGGTCGACCACACCTGGAGCCTGCTCAACACGTTCGCCGGCGCGCTCTACCTGGCCCTGCACCTGGTCTTCGGCCACCAGCTCGACCGGGTCGTCTCGGCCGCCAGCGGCCGGGTCAACGTGGTCGAGGGCGTCTCCCCCCGGTACGCCACCACGATCGGCACGGTCTGCGCCGGGTCCAGCCCGGGCATCCAGCGGCACGAGGACGTGCACGTGTTCCAGGCCCGGCTGCTCGGCCCGCTCTACCTGCCGCTGGTCGCGCTCAACTACGCGCTGTTCACCATCGCCCCGGTGTGGCTGCTCTGGCACGACCACACCAACGCGCCGATCAACCGCTTCACCCGCTACTTCGAGATCGGCGTCTACCCGCACGTCTGGAACGAGGCCATCGCGTACCGGATCCAGGGGACGCCGCCGCGATGA